The sequence below is a genomic window from Halosolutus gelatinilyticus.
GTCACGGGGATCGAACTGGAGAACGTGATGACCTGGGCGCTGCCGACGGGCGCCGCCGCGCTCCTCGCGGGCCTCGGGTATATTACGTACCAGACCCGAACGACCTCGCTCCAGGCGACGTGGGCGGAAACGGACGGTGGCTCCGACCAGTTCGACTCGAGCGTTCCGACGTACGCCCTTCTCTCGCCCATCATTCCCGTCATCCTGGTCGTCGCCGGCCTCCCGGTGCTTCCGGCGTTCGTCGTCGGTATCCTGTTCGCCGCCGTCGCGAGCAAACCCGGCCTCAAGGGGATCACGAACCCGAAACGGACGCTCAACCAGGTGACACAAGCGTTCCACGACGGGATTTCGAGCGCCGCGCCGGCCATCGCCCTGATGGTCGCCATCGGGTGGCTGCTGAAGGCCGTCTTCGCCGAGTCCGTCTCGACGACGATGGAGCCGCTCCTCTCGGCGATCATCCCGGAGAACATGTTCCTCTACGCGGCGATGTTCATCGTCCTCGCGCCGCTGGCGCTCTACCGCGGCCCCCTGAACCTCTGGGGCCTCGGCAGCGGGATCATCGGCGTCCTCGCCGCGATCGGCATCAATCCCGCGCTGATCACCACGACCGCGGTGAGCGCGCTTCGCGTGCAGGCGCCCGCGGACCCGACCAACACGCACAACGCGTGGGCCGCCGACGAGATGGACGTTAACGTCAACTCGATCACTAAGAGCGTCCTCCCGTTCGCCTGGGTGACCGCAGCCGCAGGTATTATTGCCTCGGTCTATCTCTTCGGACTATAAGAAACAATGAGCAAAATTCGAGTCGGAATCGACGTCGGCGGAACGTTCACGGACGCGGTCGCTGTCGATAGCGAATCGCTCGAACTCAAAGAGCAAGTCAAAGTCCCGACGACCCACGACGCGGACGAGGGGGTCGCCGCGGGCATCGTGCAGGCGGCGTCGCAGATACTGGACGACATCGACGCGTCCCCGGAGGACGTCGTGTTCCTCGCCCACGGGACGACGCAGGCGACCAACGCCCTCCTCGAAGGCGACGTCGCGAAAGTCGGCGTCATCGGCATGGGCGCGGGGCTGAAGGGCCGTCGGGGCAAGACGGAGACGGACGTCGAGGACATCGACCTGAAGAACGACCAGGTCATCGAGACGACCCACGCCTTCGTCTCCCTCGACGACGGCGTGCCCGAGTCGGCGGTCCGGGATATCCTCGATCGGTTCGACGACGAGGGTGTCGAGGCCGTCGTCGCGAGCCAGGTGTTCGGCGTCGACGATCCGCGGGCCGAAGAGCACGTCTGCGAACTGGCCCGCGAGGCCGGGTTCGCCGCGATCGGCGCGAACGTCGTCTCCAAGCGGTACGGGCTGAAGGTCCGGACGCGGACGGCCGTCGTCAACGCGAGCATCCTCCCGCGGATGATGGAAACGTCGCGATCCACCGCGGCCGGCATCGAGGGGATGGGCGTCACCGCCCCGCTGATGATCATGCGCTCCGACGGCGGCGTGATGGAGATCGACGAGATGCGACGGCGGCCGATTCAGACCATCCTCTCGGGGCCGGCGGCAGGGGTCGCGGGGGCGCTCATGTACGAGAACGTGACCGACGGCATCTTCATCGAGGTCGGCGGCACGTCGAGCGACATCAGCATCATCGAAAAGGGTCAGCCCAAGTGGAAGGCCGCGGAGATCGGCGATCACACCACGTTCCTCGAGACGCTGGACATCCGGACCGAAGGGGTAGCCGGCGGCTCGATGATCCGAATCGAAGACGGCGACGTCGTCGCGTCGGGACCGCGAAGCGCCCACATCGCGGACCTCCCGTACGCGGTGTACGCCGACCCCGAAGACATCGCCGAACCGAAGCTCGTCCGCGTCCACCCGAAGGAGGGGGATCCGGCGTACGTCGCCGTCGAGACGGCGAGCGGTGACCGGTACGCGGTCACCCCGAGCGGCGCGGCGAACCTGCTCGGTCTGGTCG
It includes:
- a CDS encoding hydantoinase/oxoprolinase family protein; this encodes MSKIRVGIDVGGTFTDAVAVDSESLELKEQVKVPTTHDADEGVAAGIVQAASQILDDIDASPEDVVFLAHGTTQATNALLEGDVAKVGVIGMGAGLKGRRGKTETDVEDIDLKNDQVIETTHAFVSLDDGVPESAVRDILDRFDDEGVEAVVASQVFGVDDPRAEEHVCELAREAGFAAIGANVVSKRYGLKVRTRTAVVNASILPRMMETSRSTAAGIEGMGVTAPLMIMRSDGGVMEIDEMRRRPIQTILSGPAAGVAGALMYENVTDGIFIEVGGTSSDISIIEKGQPKWKAAEIGDHTTFLETLDIRTEGVAGGSMIRIEDGDVVASGPRSAHIADLPYAVYADPEDIAEPKLVRVHPKEGDPAYVAVETASGDRYAVTPSGAANLLGLVDRDAYAAGNPEAARRAFEPIAAELGTDVESAAERVLEVSVQQIQPVIENIIDEYDLNPDLLELVGGGGGSAALLPYLSETTEYGVRLATNHETISTIGVALAMVRDVVERNVMDPSEEEIERLRREAIDSVIGMGANQETVEAKVEYDASRNLLRAEAEGSTELQTRDLSQGAVGADDRLEAAAAALDADAGRIDADASTDGLHVYVADETTERFFGLLSKTRTKTTVVDAAGVVKLKLEDAAVYEARGESLTRTVERVLNRESVFSNSATKLPNIYIAQGNRLVDISGMSTRDQVLSLVDIELEDVGPDEELVIVAEKP